One part of the Prionailurus bengalensis isolate Pbe53 chromosome B2, Fcat_Pben_1.1_paternal_pri, whole genome shotgun sequence genome encodes these proteins:
- the SOX4 gene encoding transcription factor SOX-4, producing the protein MVQQTNNAENTEALLAGESSDSGAGLELGIASSPTPGSTASTGGKADDPSWCKTPSGHIKRPMNAFMVWSQIERRKIMEQSPDMHNAEISKRLGKRWKLLKDSDKIPFIREAERLRLKHMADYPDYKYRPRKKVKSGNANSSASAAASSKPGEKGDKVGGGGGHGGGGGGGGSGNAGGGGGGASGGGANSKPAQKKSCGSKVAGGAGGGVSKPHAKLILAGGGGGKAAAAGASSSFAPEQAGAAALLPLGAAAAAADHHSLYKARTPSAAASASAAASAAPGLAAPGKHLADKKVKRVYLFGGLGASSSPAGGVGAGADPSDPLGLYEEGGAGCSPDGPSLSGRSSAASSPAAGRSPADHRSYASLRAASPAPSSAPSHASSSASSHSSSSSSSGSSSSDDEFEDDLLDLNPSSNFESMSLGSFSSSSALDRDLDFNFEPGSGSHFEFPDYCTPEVSEMISGDWLESSISNLVFTY; encoded by the coding sequence ATGGTGCAGCAAACCAACAACGCCGAGAACACGGAAGCGCTGCTGGCGGGCGAGAGCTCGGACTCGGGCGCCGGCCTCGAGCTGGGCATCGCCTCCTCCCCCACGCCCGGCTCCACCGCCTCCACGGGCGGCAAGGCCGACGACCCGAGCTGGTGCAAGACGCCGAGCGGGCACATCAAGCGACCCATGAACGCCTTCATGGTGTGGTCGCAGATCGAGCGGCGCAAGATCATGGAGCAGTCGCCCGACATGCACAACGCCGAGATCTCCAAGCGGCTGGGCAAACGCTGGAAGCTGCTCAAAGACAGCGACAAGATCCCTTTCATTCGGGAGGCGGAGCGGCTGCGCCTCAAGCACATGGCTGACTACCCCGACTACAAGTACCGGCCCAGGAAGAAGGTGAAGTCCGGCAACGCCAACTCCAGCGCCTCGGCCGCCGCCTCCTCCAAGCCGGGGGAGAAGGGAGACAAGGTCGGTGGCGGGGGCGGCcacgggggcggcggcggcggcggcgggagcggcAACGCggggggaggaggcggcggcgcgAGCGGCGGCGGCGCCAACTCCAAACCCGCGCAGAAAAAGAGCTGCGGCTCCAAAGtggcgggcggcgcgggcggcggggtCAGCAAGCCGCACGCCAAGCTCATCctggcgggcggcggcggcgggaagGCGGCGGCCGCGGGCGCCTCCTCCTCCTTCGCGCCCGAGCAGGCGGGGGCCGCTGCCCTGCTGCCCCTGggcgccgccgcggccgccgccgacCACCACTCGCTGTACAAGGCGCGGACTCCCAGCGCGGCCGCCTCGGCCTCCGCGGCCGCCTCCGCCGCGCCGGGCCTGGCGGCCCCGGGCAAGCACCTGGCCGACAAGAAGGTGAAGCGCGTCTACCTGTTCGGAGGCCTGGGCGCGTCCTCGTCGCCCGCTGGCGGCGTGGGCGCGGGCGCCGACCCCAGCGACCCCCTGGGCCTGTACGAGGAGGGGGGCGCGGGCTGCTCGCCCGACGGGCCGAGCCTGAGCGGCCGCAGCAGCGCCGCGTCGTCGCCGGCCGCCGGCCGCTCGCCCGCCGACCACCGCAGCTACGCCAGCCTGCGCGCCGCCTCGCCCGCCCCGTCCAGCGCGCCGTCGCACGCGTCCTCGTCGGCCTCGTCCCACTCGTCGTCGTCCTCGTCGTCGGGCTCCTCGTCCTCCGACGACGAGTTCGAAGACGACCTGCTCGACCTGAACCCCAGCTCAAACTTTGAGAGCATGTCCCTGGGCAGCTTCAGCTCGTCGTCGGCGCTGGACCGGGACCTGGATTTTAACTTCGAGCCCGGCTCCGGCTCGCACTTCGAGTTCCCGGACTACTGCACGCCCGAGGTGAGCGAGATGATCTCGGGAGACTGGCTGGAGTCCAGCATCTCCAACCTGGTCTTCACCTACTGA